One window of the Lipingzhangella halophila genome contains the following:
- a CDS encoding DUF721 domain-containing protein, whose product MSDGLPPQGGDDEPTSTGAELARQALAQAKAAARERGASPEGRPRRVRRGRIRSRNEPQLFGDAVRAWLVEHGWEEQVAVGGVFGRWSEIVGEFNAQHLQPVSYEAGELVIAADSATMAAHARAMTRELLRRLNEELGHGTVHSIKVQGPGRGRGAGRRRAG is encoded by the coding sequence GTGAGTGACGGACTTCCGCCACAGGGTGGGGATGACGAGCCCACCTCGACCGGGGCCGAACTCGCCCGTCAGGCGCTGGCGCAGGCGAAGGCCGCGGCGAGGGAACGCGGCGCCTCTCCTGAAGGGCGGCCCCGGCGGGTGCGCCGCGGCCGGATCCGGTCGCGCAACGAACCCCAGTTGTTCGGCGACGCGGTGCGTGCCTGGCTGGTCGAGCACGGCTGGGAGGAACAGGTGGCGGTCGGGGGTGTCTTCGGCCGGTGGAGCGAGATCGTGGGCGAGTTCAACGCCCAGCACCTGCAACCCGTCTCCTATGAGGCTGGGGAGCTGGTCATCGCAGCGGACTCCGCGACTATGGCCGCGCACGCGCGCGCGATGACCCGGGAACTGCTGCGGCGGTTGAACGAGGAACTCGGCCACGGCACTGTGCACAGCATCAAAGTGCAGGGGCCAGGGCGCGGACGCGGCGCGGGCCGGCGCCGCGCGGGCTGA
- the recF gene encoding DNA replication/repair protein RecF (All proteins in this family for which functions are known are DNA-binding proteins that assist the filamentation of RecA onto DNA for the initiation of recombination or recombinational repair.): protein MYVSHLQLADYRSYPEVYLELEPGISTFVGPNGTGKTNLVEAIGYMATLGSHRVSTDTPLVRKGAERAVVRAAVVKGDRTALVDLEINSGKANRARLNRAPATRPREVLGILRTVLFAPEDLALVKGDPGERRRFLDELLVARAPRMAGVRSDYERVLKQRNALLKSASASLVKRRDVDLSTLDVWDEHLAVAGADLVAARLSLVSELQPLVRKSYSELTSAGGPPVLQYRCSAVPDEAAPVPAEHPQLVDAIRAALRDSRDQELQRGVGLVGPHRDDLRLSLDDLPAKGYASQGEAWSYALSLRLAAFELLRAEGDDPVLLLDDVFAELDSERRRRLAEHVRYAEQVLVSAAVAADIPDELRGTRFVVHEGGVGRE, encoded by the coding sequence ATGTACGTCTCACACTTGCAACTGGCCGACTACCGTTCCTATCCCGAGGTCTATCTGGAGCTGGAACCGGGCATCAGCACGTTCGTGGGGCCCAATGGAACGGGCAAGACCAACCTGGTCGAGGCGATCGGGTACATGGCAACACTCGGCAGCCACCGGGTGTCCACGGATACCCCCCTGGTGCGTAAGGGAGCGGAACGCGCGGTCGTACGCGCGGCGGTGGTGAAGGGCGACCGTACGGCGCTCGTCGACCTGGAGATCAACTCGGGCAAGGCCAACCGCGCCCGGCTCAACCGAGCACCCGCAACCCGCCCCCGCGAAGTGTTGGGCATCCTGCGCACGGTGCTGTTCGCCCCGGAGGACCTGGCGCTGGTCAAGGGAGATCCCGGTGAGCGCCGGCGGTTCCTGGACGAGTTACTGGTCGCGCGCGCTCCCCGGATGGCAGGCGTGCGATCCGACTACGAGCGTGTCCTCAAGCAGCGCAACGCCCTGTTGAAGTCGGCGTCGGCCTCCTTGGTGAAACGCCGCGATGTCGACCTGTCGACCCTTGACGTCTGGGACGAGCATCTCGCTGTGGCCGGGGCTGACCTGGTGGCAGCTCGGCTGTCCCTGGTCTCAGAGTTGCAGCCCCTGGTGCGGAAATCCTATTCCGAGCTGACCTCGGCGGGTGGCCCTCCGGTCCTGCAGTACCGCTGTTCCGCGGTCCCCGATGAAGCGGCGCCCGTGCCCGCGGAGCATCCCCAGCTTGTGGACGCGATCCGGGCGGCGCTGCGCGACTCCCGCGACCAGGAACTGCAGCGCGGGGTCGGACTTGTCGGGCCGCACCGTGACGACCTCCGGCTGTCCCTGGACGACCTACCGGCAAAGGGATACGCCAGCCAGGGCGAGGCGTGGTCCTACGCGCTGTCCCTCCGGCTGGCCGCCTTCGAGCTGCTCCGCGCGGAGGGCGACGATCCGGTGCTGCTCTTGGACGACGTCTTCGCCGAGCTCGACTCCGAACGCCGGCGCCGCCTGGCCGAACACGTCCGATACGCGGAACAGGTCCTGGTGAGCGCGGCGGTCGCCGCCGATATCCCGGACGAGCTGCGGGGAACGCGGTTCGTGGTCCACGAGGGGGGCGTGGGTCGTGAGTGA
- the gyrB gene encoding DNA topoisomerase (ATP-hydrolyzing) subunit B: protein MAYDARSITVLEGLEAVRKRPGMYIGSTGERGLHHLVSEVVDNSVDEALAGHANAIEVTLMADGGVHVADNGRGIPVDPHPVEQRPAVEVVLTMLHAGGKFDGKSYAVSGGLHGVGVSVVNALSSRLEVEIRVDGHVWRQSYRASRPVADLAKGEETDETGTQITFWADDAIFETTTYSFETLARRLQEMAFLNKGLSITIRDERPEFAGDTPVVHTYHYEQGLTDFVRHLNATKDPAHASVIGFEEEGEGISVEVAMQWNQSYTSSVHTFANTINTAEGGTHEEGFRSALTTLVNRYAREQKLLRDKDDNLTGDDIREGLTAIISVKLADPQFEGQTKTKLGNTEAKSFVQRVTNEHLRDWFERNPGEAKDIITKANQAARARIAARQARDLTRRKTLLESTSLPGKLSDCQSTNPEKSEVYIVEGDSAGGSAKGGRDPHYQAILPIRGKILNVEKSRIDRILKNNEVQAIITALGTGVHDDFDIEKLRYHKIILMADADVDGQHIRTLLLTLLFRFMKPLIEAGYVYLAQPPLYKIKWDQRGSDASYSFSDRERDEQIAAGLAAGKRDPRPRDLVQRFKGLGEMNATELWNTTMNPDQRLLMQVTLDDAAQADEMFSVLMGEDVESRRSFIQRNARDVRFLDI from the coding sequence TTGGCCTACGACGCTCGATCGATCACGGTTCTTGAAGGGCTCGAGGCGGTACGTAAACGCCCCGGTATGTACATCGGTTCCACCGGTGAACGGGGCCTGCACCACTTGGTCTCCGAGGTCGTCGACAACTCCGTTGACGAAGCCCTCGCGGGCCACGCCAACGCCATTGAGGTGACCTTGATGGCCGACGGTGGCGTGCACGTCGCCGACAACGGGCGTGGTATCCCGGTCGATCCGCATCCCGTGGAACAGCGACCGGCCGTCGAGGTCGTCCTGACCATGCTGCACGCGGGCGGCAAGTTCGACGGCAAGTCCTACGCGGTCTCCGGTGGCCTGCACGGCGTCGGTGTCTCCGTTGTCAACGCGCTGTCCTCCCGCTTGGAGGTGGAGATCCGGGTCGACGGCCACGTGTGGCGGCAGAGCTACCGCGCCAGCCGCCCGGTGGCCGACCTCGCCAAGGGCGAGGAGACCGACGAGACCGGAACCCAGATCACGTTCTGGGCCGACGACGCCATCTTCGAGACCACCACCTACAGCTTCGAGACGCTTGCCCGGCGGCTGCAGGAGATGGCGTTCCTGAACAAGGGACTGTCGATCACCATCCGCGACGAGCGTCCCGAGTTCGCCGGCGACACTCCCGTGGTGCACACCTACCACTACGAGCAGGGCCTGACGGACTTCGTCCGGCACCTGAACGCGACCAAGGACCCGGCGCACGCCTCCGTCATCGGCTTCGAGGAGGAGGGCGAGGGGATCTCCGTCGAGGTCGCCATGCAGTGGAACCAGTCCTACACCTCCTCGGTGCACACCTTCGCGAACACGATCAACACCGCCGAGGGCGGCACGCACGAGGAGGGCTTCCGCTCGGCGCTCACCACCCTCGTGAACCGCTACGCGCGCGAGCAGAAACTGCTGCGCGACAAGGACGACAACCTCACCGGCGACGACATCCGCGAGGGGCTCACCGCGATCATCTCGGTCAAGCTGGCCGACCCCCAGTTCGAGGGGCAGACCAAGACCAAGCTGGGCAACACCGAGGCCAAGTCGTTCGTGCAGCGTGTGACCAACGAGCACCTGCGCGACTGGTTCGAGCGCAACCCGGGCGAGGCCAAGGACATCATCACGAAGGCCAACCAGGCCGCCCGTGCCCGGATCGCTGCCCGCCAGGCCCGCGATCTCACCCGGCGCAAGACGCTGCTGGAGTCCACCTCGCTGCCGGGCAAGCTGTCCGACTGCCAGTCCACCAACCCGGAGAAATCCGAGGTCTACATCGTTGAGGGGGACTCCGCGGGTGGTTCCGCCAAGGGCGGTCGCGACCCGCACTACCAGGCGATCCTCCCGATCCGCGGCAAGATCCTGAACGTGGAGAAGTCGCGGATCGACCGGATCCTGAAGAACAACGAGGTCCAGGCGATCATCACCGCTCTGGGCACCGGGGTCCACGACGACTTCGACATCGAGAAGCTCCGGTACCACAAGATCATTCTCATGGCCGACGCCGACGTCGACGGCCAGCATATTCGGACCCTGCTCCTCACCCTGCTGTTCCGGTTCATGAAGCCGTTGATCGAAGCCGGTTACGTCTATCTCGCCCAGCCCCCGCTCTACAAGATCAAGTGGGACCAGCGCGGGAGCGACGCCAGTTACTCCTTCTCCGACCGCGAACGCGACGAGCAGATCGCTGCTGGGCTCGCCGCCGGAAAGCGCGACCCGCGTCCCCGCGACCTCGTCCAGCGCTTCAAGGGCCTCGGCGAGATGAACGCGACGGAGCTGTGGAACACCACCATGAACCCGGACCAGCGCCTCCTTATGCAGGTGACTCTGGACGACGCCGCTCAGGCCGACGAGATGTTCAGCGTGCTCATGGGCGAGGACGTCGAGTCGCGGCGCTCCTTCATCCAGCGCAACGCACGGGATGTCCGCTTCCTGGACATCTGA
- the gyrA gene encoding DNA gyrase subunit A, whose protein sequence is MTDANTPDLPEETDRRAHRVEPVDIQVEMQRSYLDYAMSVIVGRALPDVRDGLKPVHQRVLYAMYDGGYRPDRGYFKCARVVGDVMGNYHPHGDSAIYDTLVRLAQGWSMRMPLVDGNGNFGSPGNDPAAAMRYTECKLAPLAMEMLRDIDKETVDFRPNYDGRSQEPVVLPARFPNLLVNGSAGIAVGMATNIPPHNLREVADGVNWFLEHPEASDEELLDALIARIKGPDFPTHGLVVGKRGIEEAYRTGRGSITMRAVVEVEEDSRGRQCLVVTELPYQVNPDNLALKIAELVKDGKVSGIADVKDESSGRTGQRLVIVLKRDAVAKVVLNNLYKHTQLQETFGANMLALVDGVPRTLRLDQLIRHWVDHQITVIVRRTRYLLRKAEERAHILRALLKAIDRIDEVIALIRGSASADEAKTGLMALLEIDDVQARAILDMQLRKLAALERRQLTDEYDELMAQIEDYNDILASPPRQRSIVRDELIELVNKYGNDRRTHIIPFEGDMRMEDFIAEEDVAVTITRGGYAKRTRIDSYRAQKRGGKGVRGAQLKQDDIVQHFFVTTTHNWLLFFTNQGRVYRTKAYELPEAAREARGQHVANILPFQPDEEIAEVMTLRDYSAAPYLVLATRAGLVKKSRLDEFDSSRSAGIIAINLREDDELIAARLVFPTDDLLLISSDAQAIRFPASDESLRPMGRATSGVIGMRFLEGDYLLSMDVIREVDGAMDVLVATEGGYAKRTPADQYPVQNRGGKGVLTAKIVEARGKLVGAAMVSPEEDEIFAITLNGGIIRTRSSEVKQSGRATMGVRLMNLESGNYVVAIARNAETEFSEDAEAASVDSGEPEAGDAETETADDSTASES, encoded by the coding sequence GTGACGGATGCGAATACCCCGGACCTTCCGGAGGAGACCGACCGACGCGCCCATCGGGTGGAGCCCGTCGACATCCAGGTCGAGATGCAGCGCAGCTACCTCGACTACGCGATGTCGGTCATCGTCGGCCGGGCCCTGCCCGATGTCCGCGATGGGCTCAAGCCCGTTCACCAGCGTGTGCTCTACGCGATGTACGACGGCGGGTACCGCCCCGACCGCGGCTACTTCAAGTGCGCCCGCGTTGTCGGCGACGTCATGGGGAACTACCACCCGCACGGCGACAGCGCGATCTACGACACCCTGGTGCGGCTCGCCCAGGGCTGGTCCATGCGGATGCCGCTCGTCGACGGCAACGGCAACTTCGGTTCGCCGGGCAACGACCCCGCGGCCGCCATGCGGTACACCGAGTGCAAGCTCGCGCCGCTGGCCATGGAGATGCTGCGCGACATCGACAAGGAGACCGTCGACTTCCGGCCGAACTACGACGGGCGTTCCCAGGAACCCGTGGTACTGCCGGCGCGCTTCCCGAACCTGCTGGTGAACGGGTCCGCGGGGATCGCGGTCGGAATGGCCACCAACATTCCGCCGCACAACCTCCGCGAGGTCGCCGACGGCGTCAACTGGTTCCTGGAGCACCCTGAGGCCTCGGACGAGGAGCTGCTGGACGCCCTGATCGCGCGGATCAAGGGGCCGGACTTCCCCACGCACGGGCTGGTCGTGGGCAAGCGCGGCATCGAGGAGGCCTACCGCACCGGCCGCGGCTCCATCACCATGCGCGCGGTCGTCGAGGTCGAGGAGGACAGTCGGGGACGCCAGTGCCTGGTCGTCACCGAGCTGCCCTACCAGGTCAACCCGGACAACCTCGCGCTCAAGATCGCCGAGCTGGTCAAGGACGGCAAGGTCAGCGGCATCGCCGACGTCAAGGACGAGAGCAGCGGCCGCACCGGGCAGCGACTGGTCATCGTGCTCAAGCGGGACGCCGTGGCGAAGGTCGTGCTGAACAACCTGTACAAGCACACCCAGTTGCAGGAGACCTTCGGCGCGAACATGCTCGCCCTGGTCGACGGCGTGCCCCGCACGCTCCGCCTCGACCAGCTGATTCGCCACTGGGTGGACCACCAGATCACGGTGATCGTCCGGCGTACCCGCTACCTGTTGCGCAAGGCCGAGGAGCGCGCGCACATCCTGCGTGCGCTGCTCAAGGCGATCGACCGGATCGACGAGGTCATCGCGCTCATCCGGGGCAGCGCGTCGGCGGACGAGGCCAAGACCGGCCTCATGGCGCTCCTGGAGATCGACGACGTCCAGGCCCGCGCGATCCTCGACATGCAGCTGCGTAAGCTCGCCGCGCTGGAGCGGCGCCAGCTCACCGACGAGTACGACGAGCTCATGGCGCAGATCGAGGACTACAACGACATCCTGGCCTCTCCGCCACGTCAGCGGAGCATCGTCCGCGATGAGCTGATCGAGCTCGTCAACAAGTACGGCAATGACCGCCGTACGCACATCATCCCGTTCGAGGGTGACATGCGTATGGAGGACTTCATCGCCGAGGAGGACGTCGCGGTCACGATCACGCGCGGCGGGTACGCCAAGCGCACCCGGATCGACAGCTACCGGGCGCAGAAGCGCGGCGGCAAGGGCGTGCGGGGGGCGCAGCTGAAGCAGGACGACATCGTCCAGCACTTCTTCGTGACCACGACGCACAACTGGCTCCTGTTCTTCACGAACCAGGGCCGGGTGTACCGCACGAAGGCCTACGAGCTGCCCGAGGCGGCACGCGAGGCCCGCGGCCAGCACGTTGCCAACATCCTGCCGTTCCAGCCCGACGAGGAGATCGCCGAGGTCATGACGCTGCGCGACTACAGCGCGGCGCCGTACCTGGTGCTGGCCACCCGGGCAGGGCTGGTGAAGAAGTCGCGGCTGGACGAGTTCGACTCCTCCAGGTCGGCCGGAATCATCGCCATCAACCTGCGCGAGGACGACGAGCTGATCGCCGCGCGCCTGGTGTTCCCGACCGACGACCTGCTGCTGATCAGCAGCGACGCCCAGGCGATCCGGTTCCCCGCCTCCGACGAGTCACTGCGCCCCATGGGGCGGGCCACCAGCGGGGTCATCGGCATGCGCTTCCTCGAAGGGGACTACCTGCTCAGCATGGACGTCATCCGCGAGGTGGACGGCGCGATGGACGTCCTCGTGGCGACCGAGGGCGGGTACGCCAAGCGGACCCCGGCCGACCAGTACCCGGTGCAGAACCGCGGCGGCAAGGGCGTACTCACGGCGAAGATCGTCGAGGCGCGCGGCAAACTCGTCGGAGCGGCCATGGTCTCGCCCGAGGAGGACGAGATCTTCGCGATCACCCTGAACGGCGGCATCATCCGTACCCGGTCCTCCGAGGTGAAGCAGTCCGGGCGGGCCACCATGGGGGTTCGGCTGATGAACCTCGAAAGCGGCAACTACGTGGTCGCGATCGCGCGCAACGCCGAGACCGAGTTCAGCGAGGACGCCGAGGCGGCCTCGGTCGACAGCGGTGAGCCGGAGGCAGGCGACGCGGAGACCGAGACCGCCGACGACTCGACGGCCTCCGAGAGCTGA
- the gnd gene encoding phosphogluconate dehydrogenase (NAD(+)-dependent, decarboxylating) — translation MSMQVGLVGLGKMGGNMAARLRDKGHEVVGFARHPEKRDVASLPELVERLTAPRVVWLMLPSGDPTANTIRELTSLLDTGDLIIDGGNTHYVDDRQRAAELREHGLAYMDAGVSGGVWGRENGYGIMVGGAEEDVARARPLCDALVPDNGGGYVHAGGVGAGHFVKMVHNGIEYGMMQAFAEGYELMAASDIVDDVPGTFASWREGTVVRSWLLDLLVRALDDDPELTELRGYAEDSGEGRWTVGAAVDHAVPAPVITAALYARFASRQPDSPAMKVIAALRNQFGGHAVAKADSGQAEEG, via the coding sequence ATGAGTATGCAGGTGGGACTGGTCGGCCTTGGCAAGATGGGCGGGAACATGGCCGCGCGGCTCCGCGACAAGGGCCACGAGGTCGTCGGCTTCGCTCGCCATCCCGAAAAGCGCGACGTCGCGAGCCTCCCCGAGCTGGTCGAGCGTCTGACCGCGCCGCGCGTGGTGTGGTTGATGCTCCCGTCCGGGGACCCCACCGCGAACACCATCCGGGAGCTCACCTCGCTCCTGGACACCGGTGACCTGATCATCGACGGCGGCAACACCCACTATGTGGACGACCGCCAGCGCGCCGCCGAACTCCGCGAGCACGGGCTCGCCTACATGGACGCCGGGGTCAGTGGCGGCGTCTGGGGGCGGGAGAACGGCTACGGCATCATGGTCGGCGGCGCGGAGGAGGATGTCGCGCGTGCCCGACCCCTCTGCGACGCCCTCGTCCCGGACAATGGCGGCGGCTACGTGCACGCTGGCGGTGTCGGCGCGGGACACTTCGTGAAGATGGTCCACAACGGCATCGAGTACGGCATGATGCAGGCCTTCGCCGAGGGGTACGAACTCATGGCGGCCTCGGACATCGTCGACGACGTTCCGGGTACCTTCGCGAGCTGGCGCGAGGGGACGGTGGTGCGGTCCTGGCTGCTCGACCTCCTGGTCCGCGCCCTCGATGACGACCCCGAACTCACGGAGCTGCGCGGTTACGCTGAGGACTCCGGCGAGGGCCGATGGACCGTTGGGGCGGCTGTCGACCACGCCGTTCCGGCCCCGGTGATCACGGCAGCCCTGTACGCACGCTTTGCGTCCCGACAGCCCGACAGTCCGGCCATGAAGGTCATCGCGGCCCTTCGGAACCAGTTCGGCGGGCACGCCGTGGCCAAGGCCGACTCCGGGCAGGCCGAGGAAGGCTGA
- the dnaA gene encoding chromosomal replication initiator protein DnaA — translation MSEAQVNLAMVWTSVLDSLDNSALPPQQRAWLPQTRPLGLIEDTALLAAPNEFAKEILETRLRPAISQALSAELGREIRVAVTVDPTAVQPAPPSTGPATNHGPPPPPVGQPMAQGGGDPSAQRPGPETRDPHESTPHPPVAREDIPGPPATSEALPDGHFGHFGHAEHPAPAERPPERADPRDHPHHSGGYQAEATQPSHGSGPGEPPPWFQDAPKPPAHGGAQHAAPPPASEDLLAPPPGSGTARSGDHDDNSGSPERPERHEYGAASPQPSPDQHYAGWEEQPRQWDAPNRWETPPRENAPAPPAQEAPNPPEHNAGEPAGQPPENDTPWPEDESGQVPPPPLPSAPDTTGGNQPHTSAEPARLNPKYTFDTFVIGSSNRFAHAAAVAVAEAPAKAYNPLFIYGGSGLGKTHLLHAIGHYTQRLYDGARVRYVSSEEFTNEFINSIRDGKADGFRRRYRDIDVLLVDDIQFLENKEQTQEEFFHTFNTLHNSNKQIVVSSDRPPKQLNTLEDRLRNRFEWGLITDVQPPELETRIAILRKKAAQEGLAAPPEVLEFIASKIATNIRELEGALIRVTAFASLNRQSVDLHLTGIVLKDLIPDDEGPEITASAIMAQTASYFGLSTEDLCGTSRSRVLVTARQIAMYLCRELTDLSLPKIGQQFGGRDHTTVMHADRKIRSLMAERRSIYNQVTELTNRIKQQSRNV, via the coding sequence GTGTCTGAGGCACAGGTCAACCTCGCAATGGTGTGGACGAGTGTGCTGGACAGTCTCGACAACAGCGCGCTTCCCCCCCAGCAGAGGGCATGGCTCCCGCAGACTCGCCCTCTGGGCCTGATCGAGGACACCGCACTGCTCGCCGCACCCAACGAGTTCGCCAAGGAGATCCTCGAAACCCGGCTCCGCCCGGCCATCAGCCAGGCGCTCTCGGCCGAGCTCGGCCGGGAGATCCGGGTGGCGGTCACAGTCGACCCCACCGCGGTGCAGCCCGCGCCGCCCAGCACCGGGCCGGCCACGAACCACGGCCCACCCCCGCCCCCGGTCGGCCAGCCGATGGCCCAAGGAGGAGGCGACCCGAGCGCGCAACGGCCCGGCCCCGAAACGCGCGACCCGCACGAGAGCACGCCGCATCCACCGGTGGCACGTGAGGACATCCCGGGCCCCCCGGCCACCTCCGAGGCGCTCCCCGACGGCCACTTCGGGCACTTCGGGCACGCCGAACACCCCGCGCCCGCCGAACGCCCTCCGGAGCGGGCCGACCCCCGCGACCACCCCCATCACTCCGGCGGGTACCAGGCCGAGGCCACCCAGCCCTCGCACGGAAGCGGACCCGGCGAACCCCCGCCGTGGTTCCAGGACGCCCCGAAGCCTCCAGCGCACGGCGGAGCGCAGCACGCCGCTCCGCCTCCGGCCAGCGAAGACCTGCTCGCCCCTCCGCCCGGCTCCGGAACGGCGCGATCCGGGGACCACGACGACAACTCAGGCTCCCCCGAACGGCCCGAACGGCACGAGTACGGTGCTGCCTCTCCACAGCCATCCCCCGACCAGCACTATGCGGGCTGGGAGGAGCAGCCTCGCCAGTGGGATGCCCCCAACCGCTGGGAGACCCCTCCCCGGGAGAACGCGCCCGCTCCGCCGGCACAGGAGGCACCCAACCCGCCCGAGCACAACGCGGGCGAGCCCGCCGGCCAACCACCCGAGAACGACACGCCGTGGCCGGAAGACGAGTCCGGTCAGGTGCCTCCCCCGCCCCTGCCGAGCGCTCCGGACACCACCGGCGGCAACCAGCCGCACACCTCCGCCGAGCCGGCGCGGCTGAACCCGAAGTACACCTTCGACACCTTCGTCATCGGGTCCAGCAACCGGTTCGCCCACGCCGCCGCGGTCGCGGTCGCCGAGGCCCCGGCCAAGGCCTACAACCCGTTGTTCATCTACGGCGGCTCCGGCCTGGGCAAGACGCACCTGCTGCACGCCATCGGCCACTACACCCAGCGCCTCTACGACGGCGCCCGGGTGCGCTACGTGAGCTCCGAAGAGTTCACCAACGAGTTCATCAACTCCATCCGCGACGGCAAGGCCGACGGCTTCCGCCGGCGCTACCGCGACATCGACGTCCTCCTGGTCGACGACATCCAGTTCCTGGAGAACAAGGAGCAGACACAGGAGGAGTTCTTCCACACGTTCAACACGCTGCACAACTCGAATAAGCAGATCGTGGTGTCCAGTGACCGGCCGCCCAAGCAGTTGAACACGCTGGAGGACCGGCTGCGCAACCGCTTCGAGTGGGGGCTGATCACCGACGTCCAGCCGCCCGAGCTGGAGACCCGCATCGCGATCCTGCGGAAGAAGGCCGCGCAGGAGGGTCTCGCGGCTCCGCCGGAGGTCCTGGAGTTCATCGCGAGCAAGATCGCGACCAACATCCGCGAGCTCGAAGGGGCGCTCATCCGGGTGACCGCATTCGCCAGCCTGAACCGGCAGTCGGTCGACCTGCACCTCACGGGCATCGTGCTGAAGGACCTCATCCCCGACGACGAGGGCCCCGAGATCACCGCCTCGGCGATCATGGCGCAGACGGCCTCCTACTTCGGCCTCAGCACCGAGGACCTCTGCGGGACCTCCCGTTCCCGGGTCCTGGTCACAGCGCGGCAGATCGCGATGTACCTCTGCCGGGAGCTCACCGACCTGTCGCTGCCCAAGATCGGCCAGCAGTTCGGAGGCCGCGACCACACCACCGTCATGCACGCCGACCGCAAGATCCGGTCGCTGATGGCCGAGCGGCGTTCGATCTACAACCAGGTGACCGAACTCACCAACCGGATCAAACAACAGTCGCGAAACGTTTGA
- the dnaN gene encoding DNA polymerase III subunit beta, whose protein sequence is MKFRVERDVLADAVAWTARALPVRPSVPVLAGILLNASEDEGSQKLKLSSFDYEVSAQVSVDIDIEEAGSTLVSGRLLAEITRNLPPQTVEINADGGKVIVTCGSAKFTLLTLPVEDYPSLPEMPRVTGSVGSDVFHAAVSQVAVAAGRDDTLPMLTGVRVEIEGDTVTLASTDRYRLAVRELTWTPENPGLSAVALVPAKTLAETAKSLTSGAEVSIALSDADSGEGMIGFEGGGRRTTTRLLDGEFPKYRALLPDSFSSVAEVQKAEFMEAVKRVSLVAERNTPLRLSFSQERLVLEAGTGDEAQAVEALDAELDGDEVQIAFNSTFLLDGLNAIDSDIARLQFTTSTKPAIITGKPADEESSADYRYLIMPVRLSS, encoded by the coding sequence GTGAAGTTCCGGGTCGAACGCGACGTACTGGCCGACGCCGTCGCCTGGACCGCTCGTGCGCTGCCGGTCCGGCCTTCGGTCCCCGTCCTGGCCGGCATCCTGCTCAACGCGAGCGAGGACGAGGGCAGCCAGAAGCTCAAGTTGTCGAGTTTCGACTACGAGGTCTCCGCTCAGGTCTCGGTCGACATCGACATCGAGGAAGCCGGCAGCACCCTGGTCTCCGGGCGCCTTCTGGCCGAGATCACCCGCAACCTTCCACCACAGACTGTGGAAATCAACGCGGACGGCGGCAAGGTCATTGTCACCTGCGGGAGCGCGAAGTTCACACTTCTGACCCTGCCTGTGGAGGACTACCCGTCCCTGCCCGAGATGCCGCGGGTCACCGGATCCGTCGGCAGCGATGTCTTCCACGCCGCGGTAAGCCAGGTCGCCGTCGCGGCCGGTCGCGACGACACCCTGCCCATGCTCACCGGCGTGCGGGTGGAGATCGAGGGCGACACTGTCACGTTGGCCTCCACCGACCGGTACCGGCTGGCCGTCCGCGAGCTGACCTGGACCCCGGAGAACCCGGGCCTGTCCGCGGTCGCGCTCGTCCCGGCCAAGACCCTTGCCGAGACCGCGAAGTCCCTCACCAGTGGCGCCGAGGTGTCGATCGCGTTGTCCGACGCCGACAGCGGTGAGGGCATGATCGGGTTCGAGGGCGGCGGCCGCCGCACAACCACGCGCCTTCTCGATGGCGAGTTCCCCAAGTACCGGGCGCTGCTTCCCGACTCGTTCAGCTCCGTCGCCGAGGTGCAGAAGGCGGAGTTCATGGAGGCCGTCAAGCGGGTCTCCCTCGTCGCGGAGCGCAACACCCCGCTTCGCCTGTCATTCAGCCAGGAGCGTCTGGTGCTGGAGGCGGGCACCGGCGACGAGGCCCAGGCCGTGGAGGCTCTCGACGCCGAGCTCGACGGCGACGAGGTCCAGATCGCGTTCAACTCGACGTTCCTGCTCGACGGCCTCAACGCGATCGACTCCGACATCGCGCGGCTGCAGTTCACAACGTCGACCAAGCCGGCGATCATCACGGGTAAGCCCGCCGACGAGGAGAGTTCCGCGGACTACCGGTACCTGATCATGCCGGTCCGGTTGTCGAGCTAA